The Pseudomonas alkylphenolica genomic sequence CGCAGCCTGTGCCAGCGCATCAGTCAGCGTCTGCGCCGCACCGATGTGTTTTGTCGTCTGGGCGGAGAGGAGTTCATGGTCTTGTGCCCGGGCAGTAACGCCGAGCAGGCGCACTCGCTGGCCCTGGAATTGTGGCAGGGGGTGCGCAGTGTCGTCGTCGAGGGGGTTGGGCAGGTCACTGCCAGTTTTGGCGTGGCCGGCTGGCGCCCGGGGGAGGGCGCCGATGCCTTGTTGCTACGCGCCGACTCCGGCGTCTATGCGGCCAAACAAGCTGGCCGCGACCGGGTCGAGGCAGAACTTTCCTGAATGCTCAGGGTTGTACCGAGGCCGTGCTGTTGACCAGTTTCGGCTGGCGATAGAGGTCCAGCAGCACCTGGTCGAGCACCGCTGAAGCACCCCAGGGTTTTGGATCGTTGAGGATCGCCGCCACCGCCCAGGTGTTGCCGTTGCTGTCGCGGCTGTAGCCGGCAATCGCGCGTACGGTATTCAGGGTACCGGTCTTGATATGGGCCTCGCCGGTCATCGCGGTGCGCTTGAGGCGCTTGCGCATGGTGCCATCCATGCCTACCAGCGGCATCGAGCTGATGAATTCGGCAGCGTAGGGGCTTTTCCAGGCAGCCTGCAGCAGGGCTGCCATTTCCCGGGTGCTGACCCGTTCGGCGCGAGACAAGCCGGAGCCGTTCTCCATGATCAGGTGCGGTGCAGTGATGCCCTTTTTCGCCAGCCACTGGCGTACCACACGCTGTGCTGCACGGGCGTCGTCGCCATCGGCATCGGTGCGGAACTGCGCGCCCAGGCTCAGGAACAGCTGCTGGGCCATGGTGTTGTTACTGTATTTGTTGATGTCGCGAATGATCTCGACCAGGTCAGGCGAGAAGGCGCGTGCCAGCAGGCGGGCACTTTTCGGCACGTTGTCGATCCGGTCGCGACCCTGGATGGTGCCACCCAGTTCATTCCAGATGGCCCGTACCGCACCGGCGGCATAGGTCGGGTGGTCGAGCAGCGACAGGTAGGTCTGCGAGTTGCAGCCGTCAGCCAACTGACCGCTGACCACGACGGTAACGCCGTCTGCCTGGGTGACCGGGTTGTAGCGCACATCGCCGCTGCATTGCTTGCTGTTGACTGCCTTGACCTGGTTGTCGATACGGATGCTGGCAATCGGTGGTTCGACCGATACCAGCACCTTGCCACCGTCGTTGCGGGCGACGAAGCGCAGGGCCTTGAGGTTGATCAGCAGGGAGTCGGGCTTGACCAGGAACGGCTTGTTTTCGTCGCCGCCGTCATCATTGAACTGGGGCAGCACGGGTTGCACGAAGTGGCTGCGATCAAGCACCAGGTCGCCGCTGATGGTTTGCACCCCGTTGGCGCGCAGGTCGCGCATCAACAGCCAGAGCTTTTCCATGTTCAGCTTCGGGTCACCGCCGCCTTTGAGGTAGAGGTTGCCCTGCAGGGTGCCGTTACGCAGCGGGCCGTCGCTGTAGAACTCGGTCTTCCACTGGTGAGTCGGGCCGAGCAGCTCCAGGGCCGCATAGGTGGTGACCAGCTTCATGGTCGAGGCCGGGTTGACCGAGATGTCGGCATTGAACACGGTTGGCGTGCCAGGGCCGTTGAGCGGCAGCATCACCAGCGACAGGGCCGAGTCCTGCAATTTATTGGTTTTCAGCGCTTGCTGTACTTTGGCGGGCAGCGTGGTGTTGACGGCCGCGGCCTGGGAAGGCAAGGCAACGGGCAGGAGCAGGCCGGCAAGCAGAAGAGGGCGTAGAGATCTGATCATGTGCAATAAAACCCTGCAAGCGAGGGGTGAAAAAAACGGAGCAAGGAAAGGTGAAGGCCCCGGAGTGAAAAATATAGCGCGCATTATGCCCCAAGGCGCAGGGAGATGGGGCAGTGCGACAGGGTGGCTTGTCGGCTTTTATTCCGGCAGCCTCGCGGCGAAACTGGTAAAGTGCGCCGCGTTATTACTCAAGAGGATTGTTTCATGGCCACTAACCGTTCCCGCCGTCTGCGCAAAAAACTCTGCGTGGATGAATTCCAGGAGCTGGGTTTTGAACTGAACCTGGAGTTCAAGGAAGACCTGACCGACGAAGCCGTTGATGCCTTCCTCGATGCGTTCCTCGATGACGCCATGGAAGCCAACGGTCTGGACTATGTTGGCGGCGACGACTTCGGTCTGGTTTGCAAAGCAGATCGTGGTTCGGTCACTGAAGAACAACGCGCTGCCGTTGAAAGCTGGCTCAAAGGCCGCAACGAGCTGACCAAGATCGAAGTCAGCCCGCTGCTGGACGCCTGGTATCCGGAAAAACCGATCAATCCGGTTGCCTGATGCCTGAAGAAACGGCGGCCCCAGTGGCCGCCGTTTTGTTTTCAGCTCACCTTTGCCGTCGCACTGGCTGAGCCCTCTGGGTGCAAGTGCCGTTCAAGTGCCTGTTCCACCTCTGCCATGGCGGCCGTCAGCTGTTGCTGGTGAAGCTCGAGCGTGGGTACCGGCGCATTCGCCTGGCAGTCTGATTCCAGCTGTTCGCAGGCATCGATCAAGGCGTTGGCCTGAATGATCCGCGCGGCACCGAGAATACGATGCGCTTCGTCCTTCAACCGATCGGTTTGCCGTTCAGGGTCAAGCTCCGCCAGCGCTATCCGGTCCTTGCTAAAACTCTGTTGAAGCTGTTTCAGCAATGCTTGCAAGTCGATGGCGCTGTTGCCCACCACGGGCTCCAGGCCTTGCAGGTCGAACAGGGCAGAGTGGGCGGCACCGGCGCGTTGGGGGAGAGGTTGTATCCTGGCCAGGCGCTGGCCCAGCGCCTTGAGGCTGATCGGCTTGAGCAGGCAGTCATCCATGCCAGCTTGTAGGCATTGCCTGCGGACCTCCGGCTGGGCGTTGGCGGTGTAACCCAGTAGGGTGCAGCGCGGCCATTGTTGTGCGTTTTCGTCAGCGCGTATCGCCTGGGCAAGTTGGTAACCATCGATGCCTGGCATGTTGCAGTCGATGATCAGCACATCGAATGCCTCCCGCCGCCATATCTCCAGAGCCTCCAGGCCGTTATCGACACTGCGGTGCTGCAACCCCAGGTAGTTCAGTTGTTGGGTCAGTAGCAACAGGTTGGCCGGATGGTCATCGACCACCAGCACCTTCAGGGCAGCAACGGACAGGCAGGGTTCGGCAATCACGGCAGGCTCGCCGGGCGGGCTGGTCATCAGCGTCACCGGCATGCTGACCTGCACGCGGGTACCCTGGCCAAACACACTGTGCAGGGTCAGGTTGCCGCCCATCAGGTGGCACAGGTCGCGACTGATCGACAGACCCAGGCCTGTACCGCTACGCGCCAGCTTGCTATCGGGGTTGGCTTGGGCGAAGGGCAGGAACAGGCGTTGCTGGTCCTCATCGCGAATGCCGATACCGGTGTCCTGTACGCTCAGTTCAAGCCTGGCAAGATCCGGCTCGGGGCCAGGTTCCAGGCTCAGTTCAATGATGACCTGGCCTTGCTCGGTGAACTTGATTGCATTGCTGACCATATTCGAAAGGATCTGCTTCATCCGTAGCGGGTCCAGATGAACATCGACATGCGCGCTGGGTGCGATACGGATCATCAGGCGCAGGTTTTTCTGGCGCGCCAGGCCATCGAACACGCGTCCGACAGACTCCACCAGCGCCCTCAGGCCGACCCGTTCCAGCGCCAGACCAAGGTGCCCGGACTCGATGCGGGCGATGTCGAGTATGTCGCCGATCAGGGCCAGCAAGTCGTTTGCCGAACTGTAGGCCACTTCAACTGCCGGTCGATCCAGCTGCCCCTGGTCGGCTTTTTCCAAGGCTAGCTCGAGCATGCCAAGGATGGCGTTCATCGGGGTACGGATTTCATGACTGATGGTTGCCAGAAAGGTGCTCTTGGCGCGATTGGCATCATCGGCCTGCTGCTTGGCCTGGCTCAGGTCCTGGATCAACTGGCGTCGTTCACTGATATCGATCCAGCCGCCGATGATGCCCTGGACCTCACCGAGCGAGTCCCGGTAAGGCAGGATCCAGTGGTAAATGGTCATTGTCCTGTCATTGATCAGCAGCGGACGATCAATGATCAGTGGCACGCCCTCGCGCATTACTTGCTGGTAGTCGGCCTGAATCTGGCTGGCATAGCCGCTGTCGCCCAGCGCGCCATCATCCAGGCGTTTGCCCAGCACCTCATCAAGCTGTAACTGAACGGCCTCCAGGTAGCTGTCGTTGCAACTTTGCAGCAGCCCTTCACGGTCACGTACATACATCGGGTGAGGTGTGCCGTTGAGCAGCGTGCGCATGAATTCGAGCTGATCGCCCAAGGCGCGCTCTGCGGCTTCGCGTTGTTTGATCTGGCGGCGCATCCAGGCATTCCAGGCCAGCGACAGCAACAGGAGCACGCTGGTGCCCAGCACGATTTGCAGGACCAGTTGGTGGTACTTGCTCCAGTAGGCATCGGTTTCGGTGCTGTAGCCACGCCAACGGCTGTTGATAACGCCCAGTTCTTCCGGCGCGATACTCAGCAGTGCCTTGTTCAGAATCGAAGCCAGCTCTTGGGAATGCCTGGCGGTCGCCATCGAAAAGGTTGCAGGTTCGGCACCAACGGAAGCGCGAATGACCAGCCCATGCTGGGTCGCCAGGCTGA encodes the following:
- the dacB gene encoding D-alanyl-D-alanine carboxypeptidase/D-alanyl-D-alanine endopeptidase gives rise to the protein MIRSLRPLLLAGLLLPVALPSQAAAVNTTLPAKVQQALKTNKLQDSALSLVMLPLNGPGTPTVFNADISVNPASTMKLVTTYAALELLGPTHQWKTEFYSDGPLRNGTLQGNLYLKGGGDPKLNMEKLWLLMRDLRANGVQTISGDLVLDRSHFVQPVLPQFNDDGGDENKPFLVKPDSLLINLKALRFVARNDGGKVLVSVEPPIASIRIDNQVKAVNSKQCSGDVRYNPVTQADGVTVVVSGQLADGCNSQTYLSLLDHPTYAAGAVRAIWNELGGTIQGRDRIDNVPKSARLLARAFSPDLVEIIRDINKYSNNTMAQQLFLSLGAQFRTDADGDDARAAQRVVRQWLAKKGITAPHLIMENGSGLSRAERVSTREMAALLQAAWKSPYAAEFISSMPLVGMDGTMRKRLKRTAMTGEAHIKTGTLNTVRAIAGYSRDSNGNTWAVAAILNDPKPWGASAVLDQVLLDLYRQPKLVNSTASVQP
- a CDS encoding transporter substrate-binding domain-containing protein — its product is MPSRTLYCCLCSLLACLYLLPTAYADDVQASQHRLLSRSQPVSVNLPLSSAQRRWIAGKKQLLLGTSAPDYPPFDMTASGRDYEGLTADIAGILQNTLRLPIQVRRFASRQEAVKALTLGQIDLLGSANGFEASTPGVVLSRPYAIDQPVLVTRENESRPLDTGLAGLRLSMVYHYLPLAEVRANYPKATIQTYPSYLNALNAVAFDQADVFLGDTISTHYMINQGHLQNVKMANFSKHEPVGFSFAVQQSNPTLLQLINATLDNLSSTTRKDIFKRWSAGSDLLLTDRKLQLSQREEHWLSKHPVVRVVVNETAAPLTFFDNTGNFRGIAADLLELIRLRTGLRFEVQRASGISDMIDRVNHNQADVIAAISPSKHRESTLHISRPYLENSYVLVTRTGADQPTSLEQLSARRVALTRDSPLVDRLRARAAGIQLVETESAAHSASLLASGHVDAAIMALINANFSLATQHGLVIRASVGAEPATFSMATARHSQELASILNKALLSIAPEELGVINSRWRGYSTETDAYWSKYHQLVLQIVLGTSVLLLLSLAWNAWMRRQIKQREAAERALGDQLEFMRTLLNGTPHPMYVRDREGLLQSCNDSYLEAVQLQLDEVLGKRLDDGALGDSGYASQIQADYQQVMREGVPLIIDRPLLINDRTMTIYHWILPYRDSLGEVQGIIGGWIDISERRQLIQDLSQAKQQADDANRAKSTFLATISHEIRTPMNAILGMLELALEKADQGQLDRPAVEVAYSSANDLLALIGDILDIARIESGHLGLALERVGLRALVESVGRVFDGLARQKNLRLMIRIAPSAHVDVHLDPLRMKQILSNMVSNAIKFTEQGQVIIELSLEPGPEPDLARLELSVQDTGIGIRDEDQQRLFLPFAQANPDSKLARSGTGLGLSISRDLCHLMGGNLTLHSVFGQGTRVQVSMPVTLMTSPPGEPAVIAEPCLSVAALKVLVVDDHPANLLLLTQQLNYLGLQHRSVDNGLEALEIWRREAFDVLIIDCNMPGIDGYQLAQAIRADENAQQWPRCTLLGYTANAQPEVRRQCLQAGMDDCLLKPISLKALGQRLARIQPLPQRAGAAHSALFDLQGLEPVVGNSAIDLQALLKQLQQSFSKDRIALAELDPERQTDRLKDEAHRILGAARIIQANALIDACEQLESDCQANAPVPTLELHQQQLTAAMAEVEQALERHLHPEGSASATAKVS
- a CDS encoding YggL family protein, with translation MATNRSRRLRKKLCVDEFQELGFELNLEFKEDLTDEAVDAFLDAFLDDAMEANGLDYVGGDDFGLVCKADRGSVTEEQRAAVESWLKGRNELTKIEVSPLLDAWYPEKPINPVA